One Agrococcus jenensis genomic region harbors:
- a CDS encoding DUF1304 domain-containing protein, whose translation MDLAVIACIAAALAAAVHGYIFVLETLRWEEPGTRRVFGTSEQQAAQSKQLAANQGVYNLLLGVAALAGVVIIVAGARGAGLAVLLAATGIMLAAALYLVMSDRTKARAAVVQGFFPAIAVITGLVALGQAA comes from the coding sequence ATGGACCTCGCCGTCATCGCCTGCATCGCCGCCGCGCTCGCCGCGGCCGTCCACGGCTACATCTTCGTGCTCGAGACGCTGCGGTGGGAGGAGCCGGGCACGCGCCGCGTCTTCGGCACGAGCGAGCAGCAGGCCGCGCAGTCCAAGCAGCTCGCCGCCAACCAGGGCGTCTACAACCTGCTGCTCGGCGTGGCCGCGCTCGCGGGCGTCGTGATCATCGTCGCCGGAGCGCGCGGCGCCGGGCTCGCGGTGCTGCTCGCCGCGACCGGCATCATGCTCGCCGCAGCGCTCTACCTCGTGATGTCCGACCGCACGAAGGCCCGCGCCGCGGTGGTGCAGGGCTTCTTCCCGGCCATCGCCGTGATCACGGGGCTCGTCGCGCTCGGGCAGGCCGCCTGA
- the gltX gene encoding glutamate--tRNA ligase, with protein sequence MSVPFSTATGGDVVVRFCPSPTGTPHVGLIRTALFNWAYARHHGGKLVFRIEDTDTARDSQESYDQLLEAMRWLGIDWDEGVETGGPHEPYRQSQRGEIYAELIERLREAGHLYESFATAEEIEARNREQGRDPRQGYDNFERDLTEAQREALRAEGRQPSLRLRVPDEDLSFDDLVRGEITFPAGSFSDFVVVRPNGAPLYTFVNPVDDALMGVTHVLRGEDLLSSTPRQIALYRALADVGVATAIPRFGHLPYVMGDGNRKLSKRDPQSNLFLLREAGFIPEGLLNYLSLLGWSIAPDRDVFSRDELIAAFDVANVNPNPSRFDPKKAESINGDHVRRLPADEFAARLEPYLGRVFGGPPSDEERALLAKAAPLVQERMQLLGQAEDMLGFLFLDTEDIHHDADAVAGLSDDAHAALEASRRALDELETFDTASIEQVLREVLVEGLGIKPRFAFTPLRVAVTGRRISPPLFESMELLGREAVLARIERLAASV encoded by the coding sequence ATGAGCGTCCCCTTCTCGACCGCCACGGGCGGCGACGTCGTCGTCCGCTTCTGCCCCTCGCCCACGGGCACGCCGCACGTCGGCCTGATCCGCACGGCGCTGTTCAACTGGGCGTACGCGCGGCACCACGGCGGCAAGCTCGTCTTCCGCATCGAGGACACCGACACGGCGCGCGACAGCCAGGAGTCGTACGACCAGCTGCTCGAGGCGATGCGCTGGCTCGGCATCGACTGGGACGAGGGTGTCGAGACCGGTGGCCCCCACGAGCCGTACCGCCAGTCGCAGCGCGGCGAGATCTACGCCGAGCTCATCGAGCGGCTGCGCGAGGCCGGCCACCTCTACGAGTCGTTCGCGACCGCCGAGGAGATCGAGGCGCGCAACCGCGAGCAGGGCCGCGACCCCCGCCAGGGCTACGACAACTTCGAGCGCGACCTGACCGAGGCGCAGCGCGAGGCGCTCCGCGCCGAGGGCCGGCAGCCGAGCCTGCGCCTGCGCGTGCCCGACGAGGACCTCTCGTTCGACGACCTCGTGCGCGGCGAGATCACGTTCCCGGCAGGCTCGTTCTCCGACTTCGTGGTCGTGCGCCCGAACGGCGCCCCGCTCTACACGTTCGTGAACCCGGTCGACGATGCGCTCATGGGCGTCACGCACGTGCTGCGCGGCGAGGACCTGCTGTCGTCGACGCCGCGCCAGATCGCGCTCTACCGCGCGCTCGCCGACGTCGGCGTCGCGACGGCGATCCCGCGCTTCGGTCACCTGCCCTACGTGATGGGTGACGGCAACCGCAAGCTCTCGAAGCGCGACCCGCAGTCGAACCTGTTCCTGCTGCGCGAGGCCGGCTTCATCCCCGAGGGCCTCCTCAACTACCTGTCGCTGCTCGGCTGGTCGATCGCGCCCGACCGCGACGTCTTCTCGCGCGACGAGCTCATCGCGGCCTTCGACGTGGCGAACGTCAACCCGAACCCGTCGCGCTTCGACCCGAAGAAGGCGGAGTCGATCAACGGCGACCACGTGCGCCGGCTGCCGGCCGACGAGTTCGCCGCGCGCCTCGAGCCCTACCTCGGCCGGGTCTTCGGCGGCCCGCCGAGCGACGAGGAGCGGGCGCTCCTCGCCAAGGCGGCCCCGCTCGTGCAGGAGCGCATGCAGCTGCTCGGCCAGGCCGAGGACATGCTGGGCTTCCTCTTCCTCGACACCGAGGACATCCACCACGACGCGGATGCGGTGGCCGGCCTCAGCGACGACGCGCACGCCGCGCTCGAGGCGTCGCGGCGCGCGCTCGACGAGCTGGAGACCTTCGACACCGCGAGCATCGAGCAGGTGCTGCGCGAGGTGCTCGTCGAGGGCCTCGGCATCAAGCCGCGCTTCGCGTTCACGCCGCTGCGCGTGGCCGTGACGGGCCGCCGGATCTCGCCGCCGCTGTTCGAGTCGATGGAGCTGCTCGGCCGCGAGGCCGTGCTCGCGCGCATCGAGCGGCTGGCCGCGAGCGTCTGA
- a CDS encoding alpha/beta fold hydrolase: MTASAPSPSSYALAPTRSIRVDGIDVAYRELGPKGDVPVILLTHLAATLDNWDPRIVDAIAQRRHVIAFDQPGVGASTGRTPRTIEAAAADAADVIRALGFDTVDVVGFSMGGMIAQDLVLAHPALVRRLVLAGTGPRGGAGMARVVAVTYLDLMRAALTHSDVKEFLFFRRNPAGRRAARAFLQRLEERTADRDAPISLRSFQTQLWAIRRFGRSAPADLSMLTLPTLIANGDQDRMVPSVLSEDLHRRIRGSELVIYPDAGHGGIFQHHEDFAPRVAAFLAP, encoded by the coding sequence GTGACCGCCAGCGCACCGTCGCCCTCGTCCTACGCGCTCGCCCCGACGCGCTCGATCCGCGTCGACGGCATCGACGTCGCCTACCGCGAGCTCGGGCCGAAGGGCGACGTGCCCGTCATCCTGCTGACGCACCTCGCCGCGACGCTCGACAACTGGGATCCCCGGATCGTCGACGCGATCGCCCAGCGCCGTCACGTCATCGCCTTCGACCAGCCCGGCGTCGGCGCATCCACCGGTCGCACACCCCGCACGATCGAGGCGGCGGCCGCCGACGCCGCGGACGTCATCCGGGCGCTCGGCTTCGACACCGTCGACGTCGTCGGGTTCTCGATGGGCGGCATGATCGCTCAGGACCTCGTGCTCGCCCATCCCGCGCTCGTCCGCAGGCTCGTGCTGGCCGGCACCGGGCCGCGCGGCGGCGCCGGCATGGCGCGCGTCGTCGCCGTCACCTACCTCGACCTCATGAGGGCGGCGCTCACCCACTCCGACGTGAAGGAGTTCCTCTTCTTCCGGCGCAACCCCGCGGGCCGACGCGCCGCGCGCGCGTTCCTGCAGCGCCTCGAGGAGCGCACCGCCGATCGCGACGCGCCCATCTCGCTGCGCTCCTTCCAGACGCAGCTCTGGGCCATCCGCCGGTTCGGCCGCTCGGCGCCCGCCGACCTGTCGATGCTCACCCTGCCAACGCTGATCGCCAACGGCGACCAGGACCGGATGGTGCCGAGCGTGCTCTCGGAGGACCTGCACCGGCGCATCCGGGGCTCGGAGCTCGTCATCTACCCCGACGCCGGCCACGGCGGCATCTTCCAGCACCACGAGGACTTCGCGCCCCGAGTGGCGGCGTTCCTCGCACCCTGA
- a CDS encoding ABC transporter permease codes for MDLGALDLASWLRTGVALVLLAAIAYVGQRMFRVEAPREAVVAILRAIVQLALLSIVLTGIIQDVRWVALGLVGMLVAAIVTAARRSGGRAAEVLLLATAITAGPLVVMLVVFGTAAIELTPQYLLAVGGIVIGNAMTMGILVQRVLHASIRDHWSEVEGWLALGATPRRSIAPLAREAVRTALLPIIDTTRTTGIVVLPGAFVGAVFAGLSPIEAGRFQLIVLAGIVAAGVVTGSILAFTAHRTPAQAPPRTLVE; via the coding sequence GTGGACCTCGGCGCGCTCGACCTCGCATCCTGGCTGCGCACGGGGGTCGCCCTGGTGCTCCTCGCTGCCATCGCCTACGTCGGGCAGCGCATGTTCCGCGTCGAGGCGCCGCGTGAGGCCGTCGTCGCGATCCTGCGCGCCATCGTGCAGCTCGCCCTGCTCAGCATCGTCCTGACCGGGATCATCCAAGACGTGCGCTGGGTCGCGCTCGGGCTCGTGGGGATGCTCGTCGCGGCGATCGTCACAGCAGCGCGCCGCAGCGGCGGGAGGGCTGCCGAGGTCCTGCTGCTCGCCACGGCGATCACCGCTGGCCCGCTCGTCGTGATGCTCGTGGTCTTCGGCACGGCCGCGATCGAGCTCACGCCGCAGTACCTGCTCGCGGTCGGCGGCATCGTCATCGGCAATGCGATGACGATGGGCATCCTCGTGCAGCGGGTGCTGCATGCCTCGATCCGCGATCACTGGTCCGAGGTGGAGGGCTGGCTCGCGCTCGGCGCGACACCGCGGCGCTCGATCGCGCCGCTCGCGCGCGAGGCGGTGCGCACCGCGCTGCTGCCCATCATCGACACGACGCGGACGACGGGCATCGTCGTGCTGCCCGGCGCGTTCGTCGGGGCGGTGTTCGCCGGACTCTCGCCCATCGAGGCCGGCAGGTTCCAGCTCATCGTGCTGGCCGGCATCGTCGCGGCCGGCGTCGTGACCGGCTCGATCCTCGCCTTCACGGCGCACCGCACCCCCGCGCAGGCCCCGCCCCGCACGCTCGTCGAGTAG
- a CDS encoding NADP-dependent oxidoreductase: protein MDAFAITAYRQPLERIDMPEPVVGSRDVLVAVSAVGLNQLDEKIREGEFARILPHRFPLVLGNDVAGTVVAVGEAVGGFAVGDAVYGRPDPMRMGTLAERIAVDERELAHVPASITMAEAGSLPLVALTAWQALVERGRLGAGQRVLIHAGAGGVGTIAIQLAKHLGATVVTTASARDTELLRSLGADVVIDYRTEDFAELPGDYDLVLDSLGGENLERSLRVLRPGGTAIGIAGPPDPAFAREHGLPRLLRVAIAALSLRVRRRARRLGVRYEFLFMHASGEQLARISELVDAGAIRPVVGRVLPFDATPDALASLTRGGTTGKIVVTLDEARQHRTGRSVA from the coding sequence ATGGACGCCTTCGCGATCACCGCCTACCGCCAGCCGCTCGAGCGCATCGACATGCCCGAGCCCGTCGTCGGATCGCGCGACGTGCTCGTCGCGGTCAGCGCGGTCGGTCTCAACCAGCTCGACGAGAAGATCCGGGAGGGCGAGTTCGCGCGGATCCTCCCCCACCGATTCCCGCTCGTGCTCGGCAACGACGTGGCAGGCACCGTCGTCGCCGTGGGCGAGGCCGTAGGCGGCTTCGCCGTCGGTGACGCGGTGTACGGCCGGCCGGACCCGATGCGGATGGGCACGCTCGCGGAGCGCATCGCGGTGGACGAGCGCGAGCTCGCCCACGTGCCAGCGTCGATCACGATGGCGGAAGCGGGCTCGCTGCCGCTCGTGGCGCTCACGGCCTGGCAGGCGCTCGTCGAGCGCGGACGGCTCGGCGCCGGGCAGCGAGTGCTCATCCACGCGGGCGCCGGCGGCGTCGGCACGATCGCGATCCAGCTCGCGAAGCACCTCGGCGCGACCGTCGTGACGACCGCGAGCGCACGCGACACCGAGCTGCTGCGCTCGCTCGGCGCCGACGTCGTGATCGACTACCGCACCGAGGACTTCGCCGAGCTGCCGGGCGACTACGACCTCGTGCTCGACAGCCTCGGGGGCGAGAACCTGGAGCGCTCGCTGCGCGTGCTGCGCCCGGGCGGCACGGCGATCGGCATCGCCGGCCCGCCCGACCCCGCCTTCGCGAGGGAGCACGGCCTGCCGCGACTCCTCCGCGTCGCCATCGCCGCTCTCTCCCTCCGCGTCCGGCGGCGAGCCCGACGGCTCGGCGTCCGCTACGAGTTCCTCTTCATGCACGCGAGCGGCGAGCAGCTCGCCCGCATCAGCGAGCTCGTCGACGCGGGCGCGATCCGCCCGGTCGTCGGCCGCGTGCTGCCGTTCGACGCGACGCCGGACGCCCTCGCGTCGCTCACCCGTGGCGGCACCACCGGCAAGATCGTCGTCACCCTCGATGAGGCCCGGCAGCACCGCACCGGACGGAGTGTCGCGTGA
- a CDS encoding DoxX family protein has product MALRGAARLVLGGALVFAGISHLTFARRDFRAQVPETVVELAPLDEDGIVLASGVVEIALGTAIAIAPAGIRPLVGTAAAAFFGAVFPGNIAQWLHHRDAFGLDTDERRFGRLFFQPVLIAWALWSTRPPSR; this is encoded by the coding sequence ATGGCGCTCCGAGGCGCAGCCCGGCTCGTGCTCGGTGGCGCGCTGGTGTTCGCCGGCATCAGCCACCTGACCTTCGCGCGCCGCGACTTCCGAGCGCAGGTGCCCGAGACGGTCGTCGAGCTCGCGCCCCTCGACGAGGACGGCATCGTGCTGGCGTCGGGTGTCGTGGAGATCGCGCTCGGCACCGCGATCGCGATCGCGCCCGCCGGCATCCGCCCGCTCGTCGGCACGGCGGCCGCGGCGTTCTTCGGCGCCGTCTTCCCCGGCAACATCGCGCAGTGGCTGCATCACCGCGACGCGTTCGGCCTCGACACCGACGAGCGCCGCTTCGGCCGCCTCTTCTTCCAGCCCGTGCTCATCGCCTGGGCGCTGTGGTCGACGCGGCCGCCCAGCCGCTGA
- a CDS encoding alpha/beta fold hydrolase gives MTTTASASLELDGVSLAYDLVTPDSTLDAPLIVLLPGMGDLRSAYRFLVPLLVAEGFRVATLDLPGHGDSGISPTPVGQAQIARAAAALVERLGGPAIVVGHSFTPDSALLATQLAPSSIVGAVAIAPWATTPRVSAFMRTVTSLVTHSPVLWSLFYRSLHKAPPADLGAHRRRIVAALRRPHGTDALVAMGTGTTKDAIDARGSQTAPVAVVMGSADPDFSDPAAEAKVYADATRGEVTMIEGAGHYPHAERPAETAAAVLALAHRVGWPVARA, from the coding sequence ATGACCACCACCGCATCCGCCTCGCTCGAGCTCGACGGCGTCTCGCTCGCCTACGACCTCGTCACGCCCGACAGCACCCTCGACGCGCCGCTCATCGTCCTCCTGCCGGGTATGGGCGACCTGCGCAGCGCCTACCGGTTCCTCGTGCCGCTGCTCGTCGCAGAGGGCTTCCGCGTCGCGACGCTCGACCTGCCCGGCCACGGCGACTCGGGCATCTCCCCCACGCCCGTTGGGCAGGCGCAGATCGCGCGCGCCGCCGCCGCCCTCGTCGAGCGGCTCGGCGGCCCGGCGATCGTCGTCGGGCACTCCTTCACGCCGGACAGCGCGCTGCTCGCGACGCAGCTGGCGCCGAGCTCGATCGTCGGCGCGGTGGCGATCGCGCCCTGGGCGACGACCCCTCGGGTGTCGGCGTTCATGCGCACGGTGACATCGCTCGTGACCCACTCCCCCGTGCTCTGGTCGCTGTTCTACCGCTCGCTGCACAAGGCGCCGCCCGCCGACCTCGGCGCGCACCGCCGCCGCATCGTGGCCGCGCTCCGCCGCCCGCACGGCACCGACGCGCTCGTCGCCATGGGCACCGGCACCACGAAGGACGCGATCGACGCGCGCGGCAGCCAGACCGCGCCGGTGGCGGTCGTGATGGGCAGCGCCGATCCCGACTTCTCGGACCCCGCGGCCGAAGCGAAGGTGTACGCCGACGCCACGCGCGGCGAGGTCACGATGATCGAGGGCGCGGGGCACTACCCGCACGCCGAGCGGCCCGCGGAGACGGCGGCGGCCGTGCTTGCGCTCGCGCACCGCGTCGGGTGGCCGGTGGCCCGTGCCTAG
- a CDS encoding TetR/AcrR family transcriptional regulator: MAVTPPPGRRERNKQQKLERIVDAASALFAERGADEVTTQQIAERADIGSGTLFLYVRSKGELLMLVQNAAYARAVERGVRRAAAIEDELDAVLAVVREVVACNRTQVENGRTYLREMVFGDPEEPNRREALRIAGETESAIAAVLRRGGRADDATASARARIASAVMLVAMAAPRSPEATVDDVVGDIRAQLATLLGD; encoded by the coding sequence ATCGCCGTCACTCCCCCGCCCGGGCGGCGTGAGCGCAACAAGCAGCAGAAGCTGGAGCGCATCGTCGACGCGGCGAGCGCGCTGTTCGCGGAGCGAGGCGCCGACGAGGTGACGACGCAGCAGATCGCGGAGCGGGCCGACATCGGCAGCGGCACGCTGTTCCTCTACGTGCGGTCGAAGGGCGAGCTGCTCATGCTCGTGCAGAACGCCGCGTACGCGCGCGCGGTCGAGCGCGGGGTCCGTCGGGCGGCAGCGATCGAGGACGAGCTCGACGCCGTGCTCGCGGTCGTGCGCGAGGTCGTCGCGTGCAACCGGACGCAGGTCGAGAACGGCCGGACGTACCTGCGCGAGATGGTCTTCGGCGATCCGGAGGAGCCCAACCGCCGCGAGGCGCTCCGCATCGCCGGCGAGACGGAGTCGGCCATCGCGGCGGTGCTGCGACGCGGGGGGCGCGCCGACGACGCGACCGCGAGCGCCCGCGCGCGCATCGCGTCGGCGGTCATGCTCGTCGCCATGGCAGCACCGCGATCACCGGAGGCCACGGTCGACGACGTCGTGGGCGACATCCGGGCGCAGCTCGCCACACTCCTCGGCGACTGA
- a CDS encoding NAD(P)/FAD-dependent oxidoreductase gives MDVDVVVIGAGPAGLAASLNLARQQRTVALVDSNRPRHAATLQSHGFITRDGISPLEMRSLGREEVLRYPTVTHERTLVRQIVAVDDGFAVQAEQPGSRAESETRAPAVLIATGLSETLPASKHVRPWYGTSLHSCMDCDGYDKRGQALALIGETPDLVERAMVIRRHTHDLAVFTNGSDAVDDAGATRLAEHGVTLVRTPIAAIEGDRSGMQAIVLDDGERSIRTGGFVRPWWHPQLEFAESLGLERDDDGLVVVDRSQRASVEGIYAAGDITPGYRQLAVAAGAGTIAASVINRDLIARER, from the coding sequence ATGGACGTCGACGTCGTCGTCATCGGCGCCGGACCCGCTGGCCTCGCTGCATCGCTCAACCTCGCGCGCCAGCAGCGCACGGTGGCGCTCGTCGATTCGAACCGCCCGCGGCACGCCGCGACGCTGCAGTCGCACGGCTTCATCACGCGCGACGGCATCTCGCCGCTCGAGATGCGCTCGCTCGGCCGCGAGGAGGTGCTGCGCTACCCGACGGTGACGCACGAGCGCACCCTCGTGCGGCAGATCGTCGCCGTCGACGACGGCTTCGCCGTGCAGGCCGAGCAGCCCGGCTCCCGCGCCGAGAGCGAGACGCGCGCCCCGGCGGTGCTCATCGCCACCGGGCTCTCCGAGACGCTGCCCGCCTCGAAGCACGTGCGCCCCTGGTACGGCACGAGCCTGCACTCCTGCATGGACTGCGACGGCTACGACAAGCGCGGCCAGGCGCTCGCCCTCATCGGCGAGACGCCTGACCTCGTCGAGCGCGCCATGGTCATCCGCCGCCACACCCACGACCTCGCCGTCTTCACGAACGGCTCGGATGCGGTCGACGACGCCGGCGCGACCCGGCTCGCCGAGCACGGGGTGACCCTCGTCCGCACGCCGATCGCCGCGATCGAGGGCGATCGGAGCGGCATGCAGGCGATCGTCCTCGACGACGGCGAGCGCAGCATCCGCACCGGCGGCTTCGTGCGCCCGTGGTGGCACCCGCAGCTCGAGTTCGCCGAGTCGCTCGGCCTCGAGCGCGACGACGACGGGCTCGTGGTCGTCGACCGGTCGCAGCGCGCCTCCGTCGAGGGCATCTACGCCGCCGGCGACATCACGCCCGGCTACCGGCAGCTCGCGGTCGCCGCGGGCGCGGGCACGATCGCCGCCTCGGTCATCAACCGCGACCTCATCGCCCGCGAACGCTGA
- a CDS encoding YihY/virulence factor BrkB family protein gives MSSRDPIDATLDAADAPEPDHDEKPDAPQKLEGSSWKYALKRALKEFGSDGGTDLAAMLTYYMVLSLAPGLLAVFSIISLVLANNASTVTGILDEAVRQVPEDFQDLVVNLVETMTDSAAGGVIALIIGIATAVWSASAYVKSFSRCMNIIYGIEEGRGFIKQTATMLLITVALLVGVVVILVSLAINDALVTGVLGPIAEPLGLGGFLAFMTQTFLPIWAWVKWPVILALVIAMIALLYYLAPNLQQPKFTWVSIGSIVAIIGIAIASVALGLYFTFGSGYSSYGAIGTVMALLFALWIFNIVLLLGAEVDAEVERARQLQAGIEAESAIQLPPRGTKKVEKKAEARDKLEAEGREIREQHDDGTGELGNDSSSDSRDDRGSRQGQRSDERPRTRAAVREPERRASSSRRFLGIFPRRDRD, from the coding sequence GTGTCGAGCAGAGACCCCATCGACGCCACGCTCGACGCAGCGGACGCGCCAGAGCCCGATCACGACGAGAAGCCCGACGCCCCGCAGAAGCTCGAGGGCTCGAGCTGGAAGTACGCGCTCAAGCGCGCGCTGAAGGAGTTCGGCAGCGATGGCGGCACGGATCTCGCCGCGATGCTCACCTACTACATGGTGCTCTCGCTCGCGCCGGGCCTGCTCGCGGTCTTCTCGATCATCTCGCTCGTGCTGGCCAACAACGCGTCGACGGTGACCGGCATCCTCGACGAGGCCGTGCGGCAGGTGCCTGAGGACTTCCAGGATCTCGTCGTCAACCTCGTCGAGACGATGACGGACTCAGCGGCCGGCGGCGTCATCGCCCTCATCATCGGTATCGCGACCGCTGTGTGGTCGGCATCCGCCTACGTCAAGTCGTTCTCGCGCTGCATGAACATCATCTACGGCATCGAGGAGGGCCGCGGCTTCATCAAGCAGACCGCGACGATGCTGCTCATCACGGTCGCGCTGCTCGTGGGCGTCGTCGTCATCCTCGTGTCGCTCGCCATCAACGACGCGCTCGTGACGGGTGTGCTCGGCCCGATCGCCGAGCCGCTCGGCCTCGGTGGCTTCCTCGCCTTCATGACGCAGACCTTCCTGCCGATCTGGGCGTGGGTGAAGTGGCCCGTGATCCTCGCGCTCGTGATCGCGATGATCGCCCTGCTCTACTACCTCGCACCCAACCTGCAGCAGCCGAAGTTCACCTGGGTCAGCATCGGCTCGATCGTCGCCATCATCGGCATCGCGATCGCGTCGGTTGCCCTGGGGCTCTACTTCACGTTCGGCTCGGGCTACAGCTCGTACGGCGCGATCGGCACCGTGATGGCGCTGCTGTTCGCGCTCTGGATCTTCAACATCGTGCTGCTGCTCGGCGCCGAGGTGGATGCGGAGGTCGAGCGCGCCCGGCAGCTGCAGGCGGGCATCGAGGCGGAGTCGGCGATCCAGCTGCCGCCGCGCGGCACGAAGAAGGTCGAGAAGAAGGCGGAGGCGCGCGACAAGCTCGAGGCCGAGGGCCGCGAGATCCGCGAGCAGCACGACGACGGCACCGGCGAGCTCGGGAACGACTCGAGCTCCGACTCGCGCGACGACCGCGGCTCGCGCCAGGGGCAGCGGTCGGACGAGCGCCCGCGCACGAGGGCCGCGGTTCGCGAGCCGGAGCGCCGTGCCTCGTCGTCCCGCCGGTTCCTCGGCATCTTCCCGCGACGCGACCGCGACTGA
- a CDS encoding DUF4287 domain-containing protein, whose protein sequence is MDVDAATQTMIDNMPAKTGRSLDEWFAVLDGTSPSPTKHGEIMALLKGEHGMSHGFANLVALRHRARDAGPMTADDLVDAQYAGGKAALRPILDRLVAAATALGDDVEVAPKKTSVSLRRRKQFAVVEAASAKRVRVGLNLADAPASGRLQVAGGMCTHRVDLASVDEVDDELLGWLRAAYALA, encoded by the coding sequence ATGGACGTGGATGCCGCGACGCAGACGATGATCGACAACATGCCGGCGAAGACCGGCAGGAGCCTGGACGAGTGGTTCGCGGTGCTCGACGGCACGAGTCCCTCCCCGACGAAGCACGGCGAGATCATGGCGCTGCTGAAGGGCGAGCACGGCATGAGCCACGGCTTCGCGAACCTCGTCGCGCTGCGCCACCGCGCGCGGGACGCGGGGCCCATGACGGCCGATGACCTCGTCGACGCGCAGTACGCGGGTGGCAAAGCGGCGCTGCGGCCCATCCTCGACAGGCTCGTCGCGGCCGCGACGGCGCTCGGCGACGACGTCGAGGTCGCGCCGAAGAAGACGAGCGTGTCGCTGCGGCGGCGGAAGCAGTTCGCGGTCGTGGAGGCCGCGAGCGCGAAGCGCGTGCGGGTCGGACTGAACCTGGCGGATGCGCCCGCGAGCGGGCGGCTGCAGGTCGCGGGTGGCATGTGCACGCACCGCGTTGACTTGGCGTCGGTCGACGAGGTCGACGACGAGCTGCTGGGATGGCTGCGGGCCGCGTACGCGCTGGCGTGA
- a CDS encoding TetR/AcrR family transcriptional regulator, with translation MPRAGLSPAALVDLALAELDATGGAPLSLGAVAARAGVKPPSLYKHVAGLPELEALVGARITDDLGAAIGEAVGETTGADAARAFLHAYRSFAVRHPARYRALPARPVGHPALEAAGTRVMAIAERAVDHLDGDDAVHALRGLRAVAHGFATLEAAGGFGLPAEVDASFDRLVDRVVGA, from the coding sequence GTGCCTAGGGCGGGGCTCAGCCCCGCCGCCCTCGTCGACCTCGCGCTCGCCGAGCTCGATGCCACCGGTGGCGCGCCGCTCTCGCTCGGCGCGGTCGCCGCGCGCGCGGGCGTGAAGCCGCCGTCGCTGTACAAGCACGTCGCGGGGCTGCCCGAGCTGGAGGCGCTCGTCGGCGCGCGCATCACCGACGACCTCGGCGCCGCGATCGGCGAGGCGGTCGGCGAGACGACCGGGGCGGATGCCGCACGGGCGTTCCTGCACGCGTACCGCTCGTTCGCGGTGCGGCACCCGGCCCGCTACCGCGCGCTCCCCGCCCGGCCCGTCGGGCATCCGGCGCTCGAAGCGGCCGGCACCCGCGTCATGGCGATCGCCGAGCGGGCGGTCGACCACCTCGACGGCGATGACGCGGTGCACGCGCTGCGCGGCCTCCGCGCGGTCGCGCACGGCTTCGCCACCCTCGAGGCCGCGGGCGGCTTCGGCCTGCCCGCCGAGGTCGACGCATCCTTCGACCGGCTCGTCGACCGGGTCGTCGGCGCCTGA
- a CDS encoding permease prefix domain 1-containing protein — translation MPAADPIADLVGSLERAVVASGRRRRDVVREIEGDLREAVAARTAAGVPERSAACAVVAEFGDPAPIAAELSRELLADVGRRYSPASAGIVAVLVVAWVVGMTAIAALPGFRVPLDVAWMLPVSRALDVVAPLVAIAATVGAVAIRRAGSMPALVAVAALQLVLAVVLVGGAIALAVALPVPPAGAAIAAALVVLTVVLGTAVGAGAGVLLVRFAAVRLGATTPAPARARA, via the coding sequence ATGCCCGCCGCCGATCCCATCGCCGACCTGGTCGGATCGCTCGAGCGCGCCGTCGTCGCCTCCGGGCGCCGCCGTCGCGACGTCGTGCGCGAGATCGAGGGCGATCTGCGGGAGGCCGTCGCGGCACGGACAGCGGCCGGCGTGCCGGAGCGCTCCGCCGCATGCGCCGTCGTGGCGGAGTTCGGCGATCCGGCGCCGATCGCCGCCGAGCTCTCACGAGAGCTGCTCGCCGACGTGGGCCGCCGCTACTCCCCCGCGTCCGCGGGCATCGTCGCCGTGCTCGTGGTCGCGTGGGTCGTGGGCATGACCGCGATCGCCGCGCTGCCGGGCTTCCGGGTGCCGCTCGACGTGGCGTGGATGCTGCCCGTCTCGCGCGCGCTCGACGTCGTGGCGCCGCTCGTCGCGATCGCCGCGACCGTGGGCGCGGTCGCGATCCGCCGCGCCGGCTCGATGCCCGCGCTCGTCGCCGTCGCCGCCCTGCAGCTCGTGCTGGCGGTCGTGCTCGTCGGCGGCGCGATCGCGCTCGCCGTCGCGCTGCCGGTGCCGCCCGCGGGTGCCGCGATCGCCGCAGCCCTCGTCGTCCTCACGGTCGTGCTCGGCACTGCCGTCGGTGCGGGCGCCGGCGTGCTGCTCGTGCGCTTCGCTGCCGTGCGGCTCGGGGCAACTACGCCTGCGCCTGCCCGAGCACGCGCGTGA